The region CCAAATTGGAATTGTATAACCCAGGTGGTTCCATCAAGGACCGTATTGCCAAATATATGATTGAAGATGCTGAAGCCAGAGGTATCATTGACCCAAGCAGATCCACTTTAATTGAACCAACTTCAGGTAACACTGGTATTGGTTTGGCTTTAATTGGTGCCATCAAAGGTTACAGAACCATCATCACTTTACCAGAAAAGATGTCCAATGAAAAAGTGTCTGTCTTGAAAGCCTTGGGTGCTGAAATCATCAGAACTCCTACCCAAGCCGCTTGGGATTCTCCAGAATCTCATATCGGTGTTGCCaagaaattagaaaagGAAATCCCGGGTGCCATCATTTTAGATCAATATAATAACATGCAAAACCCATTTGCCCATTACGAAGGTACCGGTAGAGAAATCAAAGaacaattacaagaattgaaaaaatacgAAAAATTGAATGCTGTTATTGCCGGTGCTGGTACTGGTGGTACCATCTCTGGTATTgctaaatatttgaaagaacAAAACCCAAAGATTAAAATTGTTGGTGCTGATCCAGAAGGTTCTATCTTGGCCCAACCTGCTAAATTGAATGAAACCGATTTGGCTGAATATAAAGTCGAAGGTATTGGTTATGATTTCATTCCAAACGTCTTGGACCGTTCTTTGGTTGATGTTTGGTACAAGACTACTGATAAGCCAGCTTTCAAATATGCCCGTCAAGTTATTGCTAACGAAGGTATGTTAGTTGGTGGTTCTTCTGGTTCTGCCTTCACCGCCTTGGTTGAATATTGTAAGGAACACCCTGAATTGACCGAAGATGATGTCATTGTCGTCATCTTCCCAGATTCCATCAGATCTTACTTGACCAAATTCGCCGATGACCA is a window of Henningerozyma blattae CBS 6284 chromosome 5, complete genome DNA encoding:
- the CYS4 gene encoding cystathionine beta-synthase CYS4 (similar to Saccharomyces cerevisiae CYS4 (YGR155W); ancestral locus Anc_4.69): MDSRHNVIDLVGNTPLIELKKVPKAYGIRPKIYAKLELYNPGGSIKDRIAKYMIEDAEARGIIDPSRSTLIEPTSGNTGIGLALIGAIKGYRTIITLPEKMSNEKVSVLKALGAEIIRTPTQAAWDSPESHIGVAKKLEKEIPGAIILDQYNNMQNPFAHYEGTGREIKEQLQELKKYEKLNAVIAGAGTGGTISGIAKYLKEQNPKIKIVGADPEGSILAQPAKLNETDLAEYKVEGIGYDFIPNVLDRSLVDVWYKTTDKPAFKYARQVIANEGMLVGGSSGSAFTALVEYCKEHPELTEDDVIVVIFPDSIRSYLTKFADDQWLKTNGLWDDEVLSRFDFSGMKREIVSASKTTAENDVFKNATVKDLNLKPVISVRDNATIDSVVKILKDNSFDQLPVLSAEGKLRGLVTLSQLLKGLSNGKTKKDSIEGMYFDFKKLNNFDEISSYNENKSGKKKFVNFSTTTRLHELNEFFERNSSAIITDSSMKPVHIVTKVDLLDFLA